GTCGGCACGTTGTGGTCGACAACGGCGAGCGTCTTCTCGGGCGCATGCACCTTGCGTCCGGAGACGCGCAGGCCTTCGAACGCCTGCGGCGAGGTCACTTCGTGGACCAGATGGCGATCGATATAGATGAGGCAGGTGCCGTCCTCGGCTTCGTGGACCAGATGGTCGTTCCAGATCTTGTCGTACAGCGTGGTCGGTTTGGACATGAGCGTCAGCTCCAAGGGCAACTCAGTGAGAAATTCGATGATGGGCGGCTTGAGCGCGGCGACGCGCGAGCAGGCGAAAGCGTCCGGCAGCGTTACGCTGCGGGCGTAAGCTCCGACGTCGCCGACGTTGCAAAGCGTCCGAAAAACCGGCCGGGCAGCCGCGAGCGATCGTCGATCACGACGCGCTGGCAGGGCTGGCTAGCTTGATCCGGAACCATTCTAAATTTCTAACACAGGGCAAAGCCCTGCGACAATCAATCGATGCGCGGGGCGCCCCTGTCGTCATTGCCGGGCTTGACCCGGCAATCCATCGATCCTGAGCACGGCGTTCTCATGATGATGGATGCGCGGGTCATCCCCGATCAGGTCGGGGACAGGCGCCCGCGCATGACGAGTTGGAGCTGTCCACCAGATAGGTATGCCGCAACAAAAAAGCGCGGGGTGAGCCCGCGCTTTTGATCACATCGGATTCTTGTTCTGACGCGTTTTCTTCACGCGAACCGGTACCCACTTCGCTCGAAAACGCTACGAGGCGGATGGATTACTCGTTGACGGCCGCGGCGCGGTCCTGCTTCTCGACGATGCGGGCCGACTTGCCGCGCAGGCTGCGCAGATAATAGAGCTTGGCGCGACGCACCTTGCCGCGACGGACCACCTTGATCGAGTCGATCATCGGCGACATCACCGGGAAGACGCGCTCGACGCCTTCGCCGTAGGAGATCTTGCGCACGGTGAAGCTCTCGTTGAGGCCCGAGCCGGAGCGGCCGATGCAGACGCCCTCATAGGCCTGCACGCGGGTACGCTCGCCTTCGACCACCTTCACGTTGACGATGACGGTATCGCCGGGTGCGAATTCCGGGATCTCCTTGGTGGCGGAGAGCTTGTCGAACTGCTCTTTTTCGAGCTGCTGAATAAGGTTCATTGAAATCTCCATCGGCGGCGCGCCCAGCCTTTGGCGGGCTGCGCAAACGTCCATCTATCCTGCGCGTGTGCGGATTTGCGCGCTCCTATAAGGCAAAGCACAGGGTTTGTCACCCGTCTGTCGTGCTTTTTGTCCGCCCCGGCGCGGCTTTTTGGCCGGCCTTTCTGGCCCAGAGATCCGGCCGCCGGGCCTGGGTCAGGGCCTCGGATTGGGCCAGGCGCCAGGCCGCAACCTTGGCGTGATCGCCGGAAATGAGGATTTCCGGGATCTGGCGGCCCTCAAACTCCTGCGGGCGGGTATATTGGGGGTATTCCAGTAGTCCTTCGGAGAAGCTCTCATCGGTTCCGGAGGCCTGCTTCCCCATCACCCCCGGCAACAGCCGAACACAGGCGTCGATCAGCGCCATCGCGGCGATTTCGCCGCCCGACAGAACGTAATCGCCGATCGAGACCTCCTCGAGGGCGCGGGCCTCGATGACACGCTGGTCGATGCCCTCGAAGCGGCCGCAGACGATCAAGGGGCCGGGCCCCGCCGCAAGCTCAATAATCTGAGCCTGGGTCAATGGCCGACCGCGGGGGCTCATCAGGATCCGCGGCCGGTCCGGCGTGACAGCGGCGGCATCGATCGCGGCGGCCAGCACGTCGGCGCGCAGCACCATGCCCGGGCCGCCGCCGGCCGGGGTGTCGTCGACGCTGCGGTGCTTGTCGGTGGCGGAAGCGCGGATGTCGCGCGCCTCCAGCGCCCAGAGGCCGCCGGCCAGCGCCCGCCCGGCCAGGCTCACGCCGAGCGGCCCCGGAAACATGTCCGGGAACAGGGTCAGCACGGTCGCGCGCCAGGGTGCGGGGTGGGATGTCATGGCCTCTGGTTACGGCACCACGGCTGTGAGGTCGAGGCTCTGCATCATCGCGGCCGCGTCTACCGCGCGGCGGAAGTCGGCGAGCTTGAACGTTGCTACGTTGATCTTGCGCAGATCCAGCAGGCCTTCGGCGGCGAGGCCAGCAAGCTGCCCCGGCGCGGTCCGGTCATACATGAACTGCCCGACCACTTCCCAGTCGTTGGCAAGCATCTCGCGGAAGGAGAGCTCGAGCGGCACCTCGGCGCTGCCCATCAGCACCATCCGGCCGCCACGACGCAGCGCGCGCAGGCTCGACAATGTGGTCGACGTGCTCTTGGCGGCGCCGAGCAGATCGAGCGCGACGTCAGCGGTGCCGCCCGCGGCGCGGCGGATGATCGGCAGGTCGCTTGTCGCGTCGCCGGTGACGACAGCGGGAATGACGCGCGGTCCGAAGGCATCGCGCAATTGATCGAGCGCCGCCTGCTTGCGTCCGACCGCAACGACGCGGCCCGCACCCATCGCGACCGCGAGCATCACGGCGCCCGAGCCGAAATAGCCGGTGGCGCCGTTGATGATGATGGTTTGCCCGCCGCGCAGGCCGGAGCGCTGTAATCCGCCGAACGGCACGATCAGCTTCGCCAGCCCAATCAGCTCGGTTGCCGGCTTGTCGTCGAGATTGGCGAGCGGCGTCACGCAGGCGGCCGGCCAATGCGCTGTTTCCGCGAACACGCCGTCGCGCCAGCGCGCCTGCAGCGCCAGCGCCTCCGGCGTCGTCACCGTCGCGGTGAGGCCGATCAGGATCTGCGGCGGATCGCGGTCCGGCACGTCGCCGCGCAGATGCGGGCTCAGGAATACACGGTCGCCGCTTTGGACATGCGTGACGTTCTCGCCGGTCGTGACGACGCGCGCGATCGCGTTGGTGCCGGGCACGAACGGCATCGGCGGCAGGCTGTAGGGCAAGGCACCCGACAGCAGTCTGTTGGTGTAGGACAGCACCATGCCGGCTTCGATGCTGACGACGACGCCGTCGGGCGCGGGCTTCGGCGTCGGGACGTCATCGAAGCGAAGATCATTGTGTGCGTGCAGCCGCCAGGCTTTGTGCGTGCTTGTCATTCTGGTGCGTTCCCGTTGCTCGTCCCGGGCAAGGGAGGCAGGACCCGGGACACATTGTCGCAACAGTCCATGTATGACGAAACCGGGACAGTGCCAGCCGGCGGGAGTTTCGTCACGCCGCCGACGGATCGTCGCCGTCGATTTCCTGCGGCAGCTCGATCACCACGCGCCCGCCGGCGAGATCGACGGTCGGCACCACGGCATTGGTGAAGGGAAGCAGCATCGTCGCGCCCTGCGGCGGGGCAATCTCGATGATGTCGCCGGCGCCGAAATTATGGATCGCGATCACCTTGCCGAGCGGCTGCTCCGCGGTCGTCACCGCGGCAAGCCCGATAAGGTCGGTGTGGTAATACTCGCCGTCGTCGGTCTCGGGCAACCGGTCGCGCGGGACATACAGTTCGAGGCCGTTAAGCCGCTCGGCCTCGTCACGCGTGGCGACGCCCTTCAGCGTCACCACCAGATGGTCCTTGGCTTCACGCACATGCGTGACCTCGAACTGGCGGGTGCCGTCTTTGGTCAGCAGCGGGCCGTAATCCTGCACGGCCAGCGGGTCTTCGGTGAAGGTCCATAGCCGGACGGCGCCGCGCACGCCATGCGCAGCGCCGATACGGGCGACGCAGACCGGTGCAGCCACCGCGGTCGCCGTTCAGCTTATGCCTTGGCGGCGGCTTCGGCCTGCGCCTTGCGCTCCTTGCGCGGCACGGCCTTCTCGGGGTTGTTGCGCGCCTTGCGCTTCACGACGCCGGCGGCATCGAGGAAGCGGGTCACGCGATCCGACGGCTGCGCGCCCTTGGCGAGCCAGGCCTTCACCTTGTCCATGTCGAGCTTCAGGCGCGCCTCGCTGTCCTTCGGCAGCAGCGGATTGAAGTGGCCGAGACGCTCGATGAAGCGGCCATCGCGAGGGAAGCGCGAGTCGGCGACGACGACGTGATAGACCGGACGCTTCTTGGTGCCTGCGCGAGCGAGGCGGATAACAACGGACATCTAGTTCTCCTTCAAAATACGATGTGTTCGTTTGATTGGCATTCCGCGTCGCGCAGGCCGCATGCGAACCGTCGCGACGAATTCCTCATTTCTTCTTGCCCGGGAAGCCGCCGAGGCCCGGCAGCGTCGGCTTGCCGCTGAGGCCGGTCAGTCCCGGCAGGTTCGGCAGGCCGCCGCGCAGGCCGGCGGGTAAATCCTTCGGCAGGTTCGGCAGGCCGCCACCGGCGCCGCCCTGCATCTTCTCGGCGAGCGCCTTCATCTCCTCGGGCGAGGGCGGCTTCATGCCGCCGCCAAAGCCCATCGCCTGCGCGATGCCGGCGAGCGGGCCGCGCTTGCCGGAGCCCATGGCCTTCATCATGTCGGCCATGTTCCGGTGCATCTTCAGGAGCTTGTTGACGTGCTCGACGCTCTGGCCGGCGCCGGCCGCGATACGCTTCTTTCGACTCGCCTTCAGGATGTCCGGGTTCTTGCGCTCCTGCCGCGTCATCGAATCGATGATCGCGACCTGGCGCTTGATGATCCTGTCGTCGATGCCGGCAGCGGCGATCTGGTTCTTCATCTTGGCGATGCCGGGCATCATGCCCATCAGGCCGCCGATGCCGCCCATATTCGCCATCTGCTGCAATTGCTCGCGCATGTCGTTGAGGTCGAACTGACCCTTGCGCATGCGCTCGGCGGTGCGCGCGGCCTTCTCGGCGTCAATATTTGCGGCCGCCTTCTCGACCAGCGAGACGACGTCGCCCATGCCGAGGATGCGGCCGGCGATGCGGCTCGGGTGGAAGTCCTCCAGCGCATCGGTCTTTTCGCCGGTGCCGATCAGCTTGATCGGCTTGCCGGTGACCGCGCGCATCGAGAGCGCAGCGCCGCCGCGGCCGTCGCCGTCGACACGGGTCAGCACGATGCCGGTGAGGCCGACGCGCTGGTCGAACGAGCGCGCGAGGTTGACCGCGTCCTGGCCGGTGAGGGAATCCGCGACCAGCAGCACTTCATGCGGATTGGCGGCGGCTTTGATCTCGGCCGCCTCCTTCATCATCTCTTCGTCGAGCGTGGTGCGGCCGGCGGTGTCGAGCAGCACCACGTCGTAGCCGCCGAGCTTACCGGCTTCGAGCGCGCGCCGCGCAATCTGCGGCGGCATCTGCCCGGCAACGATCGGCAGCGTCGGAATATCGAGATCGCGGCCGAGCACAGCGAGCTGCTCCATCGCCGCCGGGCGGTAGACGTCGAGCGAGGCCATCAGCACCTTGCGCTTGTCGCGCTGGACCATGCGGCGGGCGAGCTTCGCGGTGGTGGTGGTCTTACCGGAGCCCTGCAGACCGACCATCATGATCGGAACCGGGGGCACCGTGTTGATGTCGATGGTCTGTCCATCGGAGCCGAGCGTGGCGACGAGCTCGTCATGGACGATCTTCACCACCATCTGGCCGGGTGTCACCGACTTGACGACGGTGGCGCCGATCGCCTGCTCGCGGACCCTCTCGGTGAAACTGCGGACCACTTCGAGCGCGACGTCGGCTTCGAGCAGCGCGCGGCGCACCTCGCGCATCGCGGCATCGACGTCCTTTTCGGTCAGCGCACCGCGCCCCGTCAGACGATCGAGAATGCCACCAAGCCTTTCCGACAGATTGTCGAACAATGCCGTTGTCCTTTGCCTAAGCAGGCGCCCAGATCACATCATCGCCCGCGGGGGTGATGACGACGTAAGAGGTCTCGACGGATCGCCAAGGGGATTACCAAGCGGATCGTCAAGACGATGGTCCAAACACTTTCGCGCCCGAGGGCGCATCGCGCTGTCGGGCGTTGACCTCCGGCCTCCAGGACCGGTCGGCGGGTCGAAAAGACGGATCTTTCCGAGAAAGTGGCCGCGTTAAACGCTGCCGGGAGCGGAAAGTCAAGGAAAGTTTGCACGTCCACGGCTCGGGACAAACGATAAGGCACTGAAAACACGTTGTTTTCTTGCGCTGGTTCCGAATCCGGCATTGCCACCCATATAGACGGGGCCGCCCATCTGGCCATTTCGGAACCCCACTTGCCATCACCCGTCGCCGTCTTCTCGCTACCCTGACCGGAGCCGCCGCGGCGATCGGTGTTCCATCCATCTGGATCTCATCAATGAAAACCTATGACGGCCCCATCTCCGATCATTTTGACGGCCGGTGTTTCTTCGATCCCGACGGCGCGCCACCGAAGGCGCTCGGCGAGTTGCTGCGCTGGCAATTCGGCGGCGGCCGGCAGCGCTTCGTCTGGCCGGATTGGGTCCCGAGCCCCTACGCCGATACGCCGCCGCCCCGCGTCGATGGCGGCAAGGTGCGGTTATGCTTCGTCGGGCATGCAAGCTGGCTGATCCAGACGGGAGGCCTCAACATCCTGGTCGACCCCGTGTGGTCGATGCGCGCTTCGCCGTTCCGCTTTGCCGGGCCGAAGCGGCACAATGATCCCGGCATTGCCTTCCAGAAGCTGCCCAGGATCGATGTCGTGCTGGTGTCGCACGGCCACTACGATCATCTCGACGTCGCGACGCTGTCGAAGCTCGCCAAGACGTTCGGGCCCCGCGTGGTGACGCCGCTCGGCAACGACATCACGATGCGCGAGGCCGATGCCGCGATCAAAGCTGAAGCGTTCGACTGGCATCAACGCGTCGAGCTCGGCAACGGCCTTGCCGTGACCCTGGTGCCGACGCGGCACTGGTCGGCACGCGGCCTGTTCGATCGCAACAGGGCGCTGTGGGCGAGCTTCGTGCTGGAGACGCCGGCCGGCAAGCTCTACATCGTCTGCGATTCCGGTTACGGCGACGGGCGGCATTTCCGCCGCGTCGCCGAGGCGCACGGCCCGTTGCGGCTCGCGATCCTGCCGATCGGCGCCTATGAGCCGCGCTGGTTCATGCGCGACCAGCACATGAACCCGGAAGATGCCGTGAAGGCGCTCGCCGATTGCGGTGCCGCACAGGCGCTGGCGCACCACCACGGTACATTCCAGTTGACCGACGAGGCGATCGACGCGCCGCTGATCGCGCTCGGTAAAGCGCTGGACGCGGCAAAAGTGCCGCGCGAAAAATTCGCAGCGTTGAAGCCCGGGCAGGTGTTCGAGATTCAGCGCTCTATCGGATTAGATTGAACAGCGACTGCGAAAGCGCTGCGGCCCTTCTCCCGCTTGCGGGGGAGGGCTGGGGTGGGGGTCCTCTCCACGAGTCGTATCGTAGAGAGAGCCCCCACCCGGATCCCGCAAGCGCAGGGCAATCGCATATGCCGTTTATGCTGCGCGTTCGATGCCTGTGGCTTAGTTGGTCTACCCACAAACTCGTCATGCCCGGGCTTGTCCAGGCTTGTCCCGGGCATCCACGTCCTTCTTCACACGGAAAACCAAAGACGTGGATGGCCGGGACAAGCCCGGCCATGACGACGCGGAAACGCCCGCCCCAGAAGTGTGCGGAGGTCATATGCGATTGCCCTGCCCGCAAGCGGGAGAGGTGCAACGAGCCCGTGTCGCCTGGTCGATTCAACCAAACTCATCCCGCTCTAGCGTCGTCCCGGCCTGCACCGGCATTACGGGAATTACTTCTCCTTGATCGCCCAGGAAACGCTCACATTGACCGTGAGTGCTTCTTCGCCCTGCGCGACTGGCGTCGGTGCCGCGAACCCGGCCGTGGCCATCCTGGCGCGGAACGTCGGTCCCGGCGCCGAGCCGACTTCCGCGATATCCAGGGGTGCTCCGAGCGTGACGCCCGCGGCCTTGGCGTAAATCTCCGCTTTGCGGCGGGCGTCGGCGATGGCCTTTTCACGCGCCTCATCCCGCAGCTTCGAGGCCTGCGATACCGAGAAACTGAGCCCGCCGATGTCATTGGCACCGGCGCCGACCAGCACATCGATGATCCCCGCGACCTTGCTCACATCGTGCAGCTTGATCGTGACGCGGTTGCTCGCGTGATAGCCGACGATGCTCGGCGGCGTGGCCGGGGACGGCGCCGGACGGTTGGCGAATTGCGGCTGCAGCGACAGCCGTGACGTCTGATAATCCTTCTCCGCGATCCCGGCGCCTTTCAGCGCGGCCAGCACCTTGCCCATCGTGACATTGTTGGCCTCGGCGGCCTCGCGTGCGGTTTTGGCGTCGGTGGTGACGCCCGCGTCAAGCTGCGCCTGGTCCGGCGGGGCGGAGACGGTCGCCTCGCCGGTGACCGAAATCGCCGGCGGAAAGTCATTGTCGGCCAGTGCGGGCGCAGCCAGCAGCGTGGTCGCGATCAGGGTGGCAGCGAAGGGCAGGCGATGGGTCATCTGGCTCACTTTAGGGGTACGTAGACGTTGATCACAAGCTTGTCTTCGGCGGTCTTCAGGGGATCTGTCATATATTCTTCGATGAAGGTGTCCTTGGCTTCGAGCTTCTTGTCGTCGAGGTGATTGGTGATCGCCTCATAGGTGTTGTCCATGTTGTCGTAGGAGCCGCGATGCACGAACTTCAGCGACTTGCCCTCGGGTGAATTGCCCATGCTCATGTTCCTGCCCAGGTTCTTCACGTCCTGATCGACCGGAATCTCGGCGATGAAGGTGAAGCCGGTGTCGTCGGTCGAGGTGTAGACGATCATCGGATTGCCCGATGCCCTGACGCTCTGCTTGTCGAGCAGCGCGGTGAGGGTCTTGAAGGCATCGATCAGGGTATCGAAGGCCGAATCCCAGTTGGCGGTGCCCTTCAGCATGACGACCTTCTTCGGCTCCAGCGTGATCGGCTCGCCGAACGGGTCGGCGGTCTGTACCGGCGCGGCGGGCGGCGGCGCCGGAGTCTGGGAGGCGGCGGGGCTGTCAGCCGGTGATTTGGTTTCGGCCGGCGGCGGGACCGGGGTCGCCGGTGCGACCGGGGTCGCGGGTGCGACCGTGGTCGCCGAGGGCGCGGGGGTTGGTGCCGGGCTCGCCGCGGGCGCGGGCGTGGCCGCCGGCGACTGGGCGGGCGCCGGGCTTGCCAGAGCGATCGCGGCCAAAGGCAGCAGCGCGACCAGGGCCGCGCGGAACGTGCTGATACAGTTCATTCGGTATTCTCCATCCCCATACCCAGACGGCCGCTTGATCTGTCCCGGCGCACGGTCCGCAAGGTGCGGTATTCCTAACACGCAAGTTCTGCTTTCGTCCCATGACAGATGCGTCATAGGAGCTATCCATGCTGGTGCTCCAATTCCGAAGTTCGCAAGCATGTACGGCAGCCACTGTGCGAACTTCGGAATTGCAGGAGCACCAGCAAGCAATTGTTTCCAGTGCGGTTTCGAATTTGAAGCTCCTACCAGAGCCTGCGGAGCCACCGTAGGAGCTTCAAATTCGCCGCACTGGCCAATCAGCCACCACTCGCCATATAAGCGGGCAGAAATTGGGAAATTCCATGAGCGCGCTCGCCAACCACGTATTCGCCAAGATGAACGGCATCGGCAACGAGATCGTCGTCGTCGACCTGCGCGATTCCAAGGCGCAGGTTTCGGCGGAGGAGGCGCGTGCAGTGGCTTCGCCCTCCGGCGGCGTGCCCTATGACCAGCTCATGGTGCTGCAGGCGCCGCGGCTCCGGGGCACCGAGGCGTTCATCAAGATCTTCAACAATGACGGCTCGGAGGCCGGCGCCTGCGGCAACGGCATGCGCTGCGTGGTACGACGCGTGTTCGAGACAACCGGCCAGACCACGGCGACGTTCGAGACCCGCGCCGGCCTGCTCAATTGCTGGCAGGGCCCCGCGCCCGATCTCTACACCGTGGACATGGGTGCGCCGAAGTTCGGCTGGCAGGACATTCCGCTCGCCGAGGAATTCCGCGACACCCGCTACATCGAGCTGCAGGTCGGGCCGATCGACAATCCGGTGCTGCATTCGCCGTCGGTGGTCAGCATGGGCAATCCGCATGCGATCTTCTGGGTCGAGGACGTCAACGCCTATGACCTCGAGCGGTTCGGACCGCTGCTGGAAAATCATCCGATCTTCCCGGAGCGCGCCAACATCACGCTCGCCCATATCGTCGACCGCGACCACATCACGATCCGCACCTGGGAGCGCGGCGCGGGCCTCACCAAGGCGTGCGGCTCGGCGGCTTGCGCGACGGCGGTCGCGGCGGCCCGGCTGAAGCGCGCCAACCGCATCGTCGAGATCACGCTGCCCGGCGGCAAGCTCGGCATTGAGTGGCGCGAGCGCGACGATCACGTGCTGATGACCGGCACTGCCGAGTTCGAATATGAGGGCCGCTTCGATCCGGCGCTGTTCGCCGGCGTCGCCTAGAGCATGATCCGGAAACGTGGAAACCGGTTTTCCCTCGCGACAAACGCGAAGCGTTTGCGCGGAGATCCAGCTCAAACAGGGAGCTAAAGCGCGATGACAATTCAACTCAATCTCGTCGCGCTTTAACGGCCATGAGCGTCGACGTCGTCACCTTCGGCTGCCGTCTCAACGCGTACGAGTCCGAAGTGATTCGCCGCGAGGCGGAGCAGGCGGGTCTTGCCGACACCATCGTCATCAATAGCTGTGCCGTCACCAACGAGGCGGTGGCGCAGGCCCGGCAATCGATCCGCAAGTTGAAGCGCGAACGCCCGGCGGCGCGCATCGTCGTCACCGGCTGCGCGGCCCAGACCCAGGCCGAGATGTTCGCCGGCATGGCCGAGGTCGATCGCGTCGTCGGCAATGACGAGAAAATGCGCGGCGAGGCCTGGCGCGCGACGCGCGCGGCGTTCGACGCGCCGTTCGGCATCGAGAGAAGCGAGAAGGTCGCGGTCGCCGACATCATGGCGGTGACCGAGATGGCGCCGCATCTGCTCGACGGGTTCGAGCGCGGCCTGCCGCGGGTGTTCGTACAGGTGCAGAACGGCTGCGACCATCGCTGCACCTTCTGCATCATTCCCTATGGCCGCGGCAATTCGCGCTCGGTGCCGATGGGCGCGGTGGTCGATCAGGTCCGCGCGCTGGTCGCGCGCGGCCATGCTGAGATCGTGCTGACCGGCGTCGATCTCACGAGCTATGGCGCCGACCTGCCTGCTACACCCAAGCTCGGCCAATTGGTGCGGCAGATCCTGCGCCATGTGCCCGAGCTGAAGCGGCTGCGCATCTCTTCGATCGACTCGGTCGAAGCCGACCGCGACCTGCTTGACGTCATCGCCGATGATTCGCGGCTGATGCCGCATCTGCATCTGTCGCTGCAATCCGGCGACGACATGATCCTCAAGCGGATGAAACGCCGGCATTCGCGAAAGGACGCGATCGATTTCTGCGCGCAGGTCCGCAGGTTGCGGCCGGACATCGCGTTCGGCGCCGACATCATCGCGGGCTTCCCGACCGAGACCGAGGAGATGTTCACGCGCTCGCTCGATCTGGTCGAGGAATGCGAGCTCACCTTCCTCCACGTATTTCCGTATTCGCGGCGTCCGGGCACGCCGGCCGCGCGAATGCCGCAGGTCGACGGCGGCGCGATCAAGGAGCGCGCGAAACGCCTGCGTGCGGCAGGCGAGGCCGCGCTGCTCCGGCGGCTGGCGGCGGAGGTCGGCGCCACGCGCGACGTGCTGATCGAAAGCAACCGGCAGGGCCGCACCGAGCACTTCCTGCCTGTGGCGATCGACGGCGATGTGCCGGGCCTGGTGCGGCGGCTCATGATGACCGGTCACGACGGCGCGCGGCTCGTTGGATCGTGCGGCGACGATGAGGACGGGTGCGAAGCAGTACGTCTCGGAGCGCTCATGATAACAGGCATTGAATCAAACGAGGCGTGCGACGAACGGAGATCGCGCGAGAGGCATCAAAATTCGTTAAAATAGCTTGTGAAACGTTTTGTGACGATAGGTGCGGCAGGCCGTCACACGGCCATCGTTCTAATGAGCAAGTCTGGACCGTTGCTTGACGATGTCGAATAATTGGCCGTGATTTGGCGGTGGCCTCCCCGGTCCCCAGTCCTCTCACAAACGAGATCTACTCCCATGACACAGGTGGGTGCCT
The DNA window shown above is from Bradyrhizobium sp. ISRA464 and carries:
- the rimM gene encoding ribosome maturation factor RimM (Essential for efficient processing of 16S rRNA), which translates into the protein MAAPVCVARIGAAHGVRGAVRLWTFTEDPLAVQDYGPLLTKDGTRQFEVTHVREAKDHLVVTLKGVATRDEAERLNGLELYVPRDRLPETDDGEYYHTDLIGLAAVTTAEQPLGKVIAIHNFGAGDIIEIAPPQGATMLLPFTNAVVPTVDLAGGRVVIELPQEIDGDDPSAA
- the rpsP gene encoding 30S ribosomal protein S16, with product MSVVIRLARAGTKKRPVYHVVVADSRFPRDGRFIERLGHFNPLLPKDSEARLKLDMDKVKAWLAKGAQPSDRVTRFLDAAGVVKRKARNNPEKAVPRKERKAQAEAAAKA
- the trmD gene encoding tRNA (guanosine(37)-N1)-methyltransferase TrmD, coding for MTSHPAPWRATVLTLFPDMFPGPLGVSLAGRALAGGLWALEARDIRASATDKHRSVDDTPAGGGPGMVLRADVLAAAIDAAAVTPDRPRILMSPRGRPLTQAQIIELAAGPGPLIVCGRFEGIDQRVIEARALEEVSIGDYVLSGGEIAAMALIDACVRLLPGVMGKQASGTDESFSEGLLEYPQYTRPQEFEGRQIPEILISGDHAKVAAWRLAQSEALTQARRPDLWARKAGQKAAPGRTKSTTDG
- a CDS encoding SIMPL domain-containing protein (The SIMPL domain is named for its presence in mouse protein SIMPL (signalling molecule that associates with mouse pelle-like kinase). Bacterial member BP26, from Brucella, was shown to assemble into a channel-like structure, while YggE from E. coli has been associated with resistance to oxidative stress.) — translated: MTHRLPFAATLIATTLLAAPALADNDFPPAISVTGEATVSAPPDQAQLDAGVTTDAKTAREAAEANNVTMGKVLAALKGAGIAEKDYQTSRLSLQPQFANRPAPSPATPPSIVGYHASNRVTIKLHDVSKVAGIIDVLVGAGANDIGGLSFSVSQASKLRDEAREKAIADARRKAEIYAKAAGVTLGAPLDIAEVGSAPGPTFRARMATAGFAAPTPVAQGEEALTVNVSVSWAIKEK
- the rplS gene encoding 50S ribosomal protein L19; this translates as MNLIQQLEKEQFDKLSATKEIPEFAPGDTVIVNVKVVEGERTRVQAYEGVCIGRSGSGLNESFTVRKISYGEGVERVFPVMSPMIDSIKVVRRGKVRRAKLYYLRSLRGKSARIVEKQDRAAAVNE
- a CDS encoding MBL fold metallo-hydrolase — its product is MKTYDGPISDHFDGRCFFDPDGAPPKALGELLRWQFGGGRQRFVWPDWVPSPYADTPPPRVDGGKVRLCFVGHASWLIQTGGLNILVDPVWSMRASPFRFAGPKRHNDPGIAFQKLPRIDVVLVSHGHYDHLDVATLSKLAKTFGPRVVTPLGNDITMREADAAIKAEAFDWHQRVELGNGLAVTLVPTRHWSARGLFDRNRALWASFVLETPAGKLYIVCDSGYGDGRHFRRVAEAHGPLRLAILPIGAYEPRWFMRDQHMNPEDAVKALADCGAAQALAHHHGTFQLTDEAIDAPLIALGKALDAAKVPREKFAALKPGQVFEIQRSIGLD
- the ffh gene encoding signal recognition particle protein, with amino-acid sequence MFDNLSERLGGILDRLTGRGALTEKDVDAAMREVRRALLEADVALEVVRSFTERVREQAIGATVVKSVTPGQMVVKIVHDELVATLGSDGQTIDINTVPPVPIMMVGLQGSGKTTTTAKLARRMVQRDKRKVLMASLDVYRPAAMEQLAVLGRDLDIPTLPIVAGQMPPQIARRALEAGKLGGYDVVLLDTAGRTTLDEEMMKEAAEIKAAANPHEVLLVADSLTGQDAVNLARSFDQRVGLTGIVLTRVDGDGRGGAALSMRAVTGKPIKLIGTGEKTDALEDFHPSRIAGRILGMGDVVSLVEKAAANIDAEKAARTAERMRKGQFDLNDMREQLQQMANMGGIGGLMGMMPGIAKMKNQIAAAGIDDRIIKRQVAIIDSMTRQERKNPDILKASRKKRIAAGAGQSVEHVNKLLKMHRNMADMMKAMGSGKRGPLAGIAQAMGFGGGMKPPSPEEMKALAEKMQGGAGGGLPNLPKDLPAGLRGGLPNLPGLTGLSGKPTLPGLGGFPGKKK
- a CDS encoding GyrI-like domain-containing protein; protein product: MNCISTFRAALVALLPLAAIALASPAPAQSPAATPAPAASPAPTPAPSATTVAPATPVAPATPVPPPAETKSPADSPAASQTPAPPPAAPVQTADPFGEPITLEPKKVVMLKGTANWDSAFDTLIDAFKTLTALLDKQSVRASGNPMIVYTSTDDTGFTFIAEIPVDQDVKNLGRNMSMGNSPEGKSLKFVHRGSYDNMDNTYEAITNHLDDKKLEAKDTFIEEYMTDPLKTAEDKLVINVYVPLK
- a CDS encoding zinc-binding dehydrogenase, whose product is MTSTHKAWRLHAHNDLRFDDVPTPKPAPDGVVVSIEAGMVLSYTNRLLSGALPYSLPPMPFVPGTNAIARVVTTGENVTHVQSGDRVFLSPHLRGDVPDRDPPQILIGLTATVTTPEALALQARWRDGVFAETAHWPAACVTPLANLDDKPATELIGLAKLIVPFGGLQRSGLRGGQTIIINGATGYFGSGAVMLAVAMGAGRVVAVGRKQAALDQLRDAFGPRVIPAVVTGDATSDLPIIRRAAGGTADVALDLLGAAKSTSTTLSSLRALRRGGRMVLMGSAEVPLELSFREMLANDWEVVGQFMYDRTAPGQLAGLAAEGLLDLRKINVATFKLADFRRAVDAAAMMQSLDLTAVVP
- the dapF gene encoding diaminopimelate epimerase, translating into MSALANHVFAKMNGIGNEIVVVDLRDSKAQVSAEEARAVASPSGGVPYDQLMVLQAPRLRGTEAFIKIFNNDGSEAGACGNGMRCVVRRVFETTGQTTATFETRAGLLNCWQGPAPDLYTVDMGAPKFGWQDIPLAEEFRDTRYIELQVGPIDNPVLHSPSVVSMGNPHAIFWVEDVNAYDLERFGPLLENHPIFPERANITLAHIVDRDHITIRTWERGAGLTKACGSAACATAVAAARLKRANRIVEITLPGGKLGIEWRERDDHVLMTGTAEFEYEGRFDPALFAGVA